The Chlorocebus sabaeus isolate Y175 chromosome 16, mChlSab1.0.hap1, whole genome shotgun sequence genome window below encodes:
- the SLC13A2 gene encoding solute carrier family 13 member 2 isoform X2, giving the protein MATCWQALWAYRSYLIVFFLPILLLPLPILVPSKEAYCAYAIILMALFWCTEALPLAVTALFPIILFPMMGIVDASEVAIEYLKDSNILFIGGLLVAIAVEHWNLHKRIALRVLLIVGVRPALLMLGFMLVTAFLSMWISNTATSAMMVPIAHAVLDQLHSSQASSNLEEGSNNPTFELQEPSPQKEATKPDNGQALPVTSAPSEGRAHLSQEHLRQEHLRLTQCMSLCVCYSASIGGIATLTGTAPNLVLQGQINSLFPQNSNVVNFASWFSFAFPTMVILLLLAWLWLQILFLGFNFRKNFGTGEKMQEQHQAAYGVIQTEHRLLGPMTFAEKAISVLFVILVLLWFTREPGFFLGWGNLAFPNATGESMVSDGTVAIFIGIIMFIIPSKFPGLTQDPENPGKLKAPLGLLDWKTVNQKMPWNIVLLLGGGYALAKGSERSGLSEWLGNKLTPLQSVPPPAIVVILSLLVATFTECTSNVATTTIFLPILASMAQAICLHPLYVMLPCTLASSLAFMLPVATPPNAIVFSFGGIKVLDMARAGFVLNIIGVLVITLAINSWSITIFSLHSFPSWAQSNNTTAQCLPSPANTTMPSP; this is encoded by the exons GAGGCCTACTGTGCGTATGCCATCATTCTCATGGCGCTCTTCTGGTGCACGGAAGCCCTGCCCCTGGCTGTCACCGCCCTCTTCCCCATCATCCTGTTCCCTATGATGGGCATCGTGGATGCCTCTGAG gttgCCATCGAGTATCTTAAGGACTCCAACATCCTCTTCATCGGGGGGCTGCTGGTGGCCATCGCAGTGGAACACTGGAACCTGCACAAACGCATCGCCCTCCGGGTCCTCCTCATCGTTGGGGTGCGGCCTGCCCT GCTAATGCTGGGCTTCATGCTGGTCACGGCCTTCCTGTCCATGTGGATCAGCAACACGGCCACCTCGGCCATGATGGTGCCCATCGCACATGCCGTCCTGGACCAGCTGCACAGCTCACAAGCCAGCAGTAACCTCGAGGAGGGCAGCAACAACCCGACCTTCGAGCTCCAGGAACCAAGTCCCCAGAAGGAGGCAACCAAACCtg ATAATGGGCAGGCCCTCCCTGTCACATCTGCTCCTTCGGAGGGGAGGGCACATCTCAGCCAGGAGCATCTCCGCCAGGAGCATCTCCGCCTCACCCAGTGCatgagcctgtgtgtgtgctaCTCCGCCAGCATCGGGGGCATCGCCACGCTGACCGGCACCGCACCCAACCTGGTGCTGCAAGGCCAGATCAACTC GCTCTTCCCCCAAAACAGCAACGTGGTGAACTTCGCCTCCTGGTTCAGCTTCGCCTTCCCCACCATGGTCATCTTGCTGCTGCTGGCCTGGCTGTGGCTACAGATCCTCTTCCTGGGCTTCAA CTTCCGGAAGAACTTTGGCACTGGGGAGAAAATGCAGGAGCAACACCAAGCAGCCTACGGCGTCATCCAGACCGAGCACAGGCTGCTGGGCCCCATGACCTTTGCAGAAAAGGCCATCAGTGTCCTGTTCGTCATTCTGGTGCTACTCTGGTTCACCCGGGAGCCGGGGTTTTTTCTTGGCTGGGGCAACCTCGCTTTTCCCAATGCCACGGGGGAGAG CATGGTGTCCGATGGGACAGTGGCCATCTTTATCGGCATAATTATGTTCATCATACCCTCCAAGTTCCCAGGGCTGACCCAGGACCCAG AAAACCCAGGGAAGCTGAAGGCCCCTCTTGGCCTCCTCGATTGGAAGACAGTGAACCAGAAGATGCCGTGGAATATCGTGTTATTGCTGGGTGGTGGCTATGCCCTGGCCAAGGGCAGTGAG CGATCGGGCCTGTCAGAGTGGCTGGGAAACAAGCTGACCCCACTGCAGAGTGTGCCACCTCCAGCCATTGTggtcatcctctccctcctggtGGCCACCTTCACTGAGTGCACTAGCAACGTGGCCACTACTACGATCTTCCTGCCCATCCTAGCCTCCATG GCCCAGGCCATCTGCCTCCACCCTCTCTACGTCATGCTCCCCTGCACTCTGGCCTCCTCCCTGGCCTTCATGCTGCCTGTGGCCACCCCACCCAATGCCATCGTCTTCTCTTTCGGGGGAATCAAAGTGTTGGATATG GCCCGGGCGGGATTCGTGCTCAACATCATTGGAGTCCTGGTCATCACACTGGCCATCAACAGCTGGAGCATCACCATCTTCAGCCTGCACTCCTtcccctcctgggctcagtccAACAACACCACAGCCCAGTGCCTGCCCAGCCCGGCCaacaccaccatgccaagccccTAG
- the SLC13A2 gene encoding solute carrier family 13 member 2 isoform X3, giving the protein MAVCGNVAIEYLKDSNILFIGGLLVAIAVEHWNLHKRIALRVLLIVGVRPALLMLGFMLVTAFLSMWISNTATSAMMVPIAHAVLDQLHSSQASSNLEEGSNNPTFELQEPSPQKEATKPDNGQALPVTSAPSEGRAHLSQEHLRQEHLRLTQCMSLCVCYSASIGGIATLTGTAPNLVLQGQINSLFPQNSNVVNFASWFSFAFPTMVILLLLAWLWLQILFLGFNFRKNFGTGEKMQEQHQAAYGVIQTEHRLLGPMTFAEKAISVLFVILVLLWFTREPGFFLGWGNLAFPNATGESMVSDGTVAIFIGIIMFIIPSKFPGLTQDPENPGKLKAPLGLLDWKTVNQKMPWNIVLLLGGGYALAKGSERSGLSEWLGNKLTPLQSVPPPAIVVILSLLVATFTECTSNVATTTIFLPILASMAQAICLHPLYVMLPCTLASSLAFMLPVATPPNAIVFSFGGIKVLDMARAGFVLNIIGVLVITLAINSWSITIFSLHSFPSWAQSNNTTAQCLPSPANTTMPSP; this is encoded by the exons ATGGCAGTCTGTGGGAAT gttgCCATCGAGTATCTTAAGGACTCCAACATCCTCTTCATCGGGGGGCTGCTGGTGGCCATCGCAGTGGAACACTGGAACCTGCACAAACGCATCGCCCTCCGGGTCCTCCTCATCGTTGGGGTGCGGCCTGCCCT GCTAATGCTGGGCTTCATGCTGGTCACGGCCTTCCTGTCCATGTGGATCAGCAACACGGCCACCTCGGCCATGATGGTGCCCATCGCACATGCCGTCCTGGACCAGCTGCACAGCTCACAAGCCAGCAGTAACCTCGAGGAGGGCAGCAACAACCCGACCTTCGAGCTCCAGGAACCAAGTCCCCAGAAGGAGGCAACCAAACCtg ATAATGGGCAGGCCCTCCCTGTCACATCTGCTCCTTCGGAGGGGAGGGCACATCTCAGCCAGGAGCATCTCCGCCAGGAGCATCTCCGCCTCACCCAGTGCatgagcctgtgtgtgtgctaCTCCGCCAGCATCGGGGGCATCGCCACGCTGACCGGCACCGCACCCAACCTGGTGCTGCAAGGCCAGATCAACTC GCTCTTCCCCCAAAACAGCAACGTGGTGAACTTCGCCTCCTGGTTCAGCTTCGCCTTCCCCACCATGGTCATCTTGCTGCTGCTGGCCTGGCTGTGGCTACAGATCCTCTTCCTGGGCTTCAA CTTCCGGAAGAACTTTGGCACTGGGGAGAAAATGCAGGAGCAACACCAAGCAGCCTACGGCGTCATCCAGACCGAGCACAGGCTGCTGGGCCCCATGACCTTTGCAGAAAAGGCCATCAGTGTCCTGTTCGTCATTCTGGTGCTACTCTGGTTCACCCGGGAGCCGGGGTTTTTTCTTGGCTGGGGCAACCTCGCTTTTCCCAATGCCACGGGGGAGAG CATGGTGTCCGATGGGACAGTGGCCATCTTTATCGGCATAATTATGTTCATCATACCCTCCAAGTTCCCAGGGCTGACCCAGGACCCAG AAAACCCAGGGAAGCTGAAGGCCCCTCTTGGCCTCCTCGATTGGAAGACAGTGAACCAGAAGATGCCGTGGAATATCGTGTTATTGCTGGGTGGTGGCTATGCCCTGGCCAAGGGCAGTGAG CGATCGGGCCTGTCAGAGTGGCTGGGAAACAAGCTGACCCCACTGCAGAGTGTGCCACCTCCAGCCATTGTggtcatcctctccctcctggtGGCCACCTTCACTGAGTGCACTAGCAACGTGGCCACTACTACGATCTTCCTGCCCATCCTAGCCTCCATG GCCCAGGCCATCTGCCTCCACCCTCTCTACGTCATGCTCCCCTGCACTCTGGCCTCCTCCCTGGCCTTCATGCTGCCTGTGGCCACCCCACCCAATGCCATCGTCTTCTCTTTCGGGGGAATCAAAGTGTTGGATATG GCCCGGGCGGGATTCGTGCTCAACATCATTGGAGTCCTGGTCATCACACTGGCCATCAACAGCTGGAGCATCACCATCTTCAGCCTGCACTCCTtcccctcctgggctcagtccAACAACACCACAGCCCAGTGCCTGCCCAGCCCGGCCaacaccaccatgccaagccccTAG
- the SLC13A2 gene encoding solute carrier family 13 member 2 isoform X1: MATCWQALWAYRSYLIVFFLPILLLPLPILVPSKEAYCAYAIILMALFWCTEALPLAVTALFPIILFPMMGIVDASEIIQRPFPSSFKSPGEWQSVGMSVTESHKLGGTVGDSRVFPPLSHVSACQVAIEYLKDSNILFIGGLLVAIAVEHWNLHKRIALRVLLIVGVRPALLMLGFMLVTAFLSMWISNTATSAMMVPIAHAVLDQLHSSQASSNLEEGSNNPTFELQEPSPQKEATKPDNGQALPVTSAPSEGRAHLSQEHLRQEHLRLTQCMSLCVCYSASIGGIATLTGTAPNLVLQGQINSLFPQNSNVVNFASWFSFAFPTMVILLLLAWLWLQILFLGFNFRKNFGTGEKMQEQHQAAYGVIQTEHRLLGPMTFAEKAISVLFVILVLLWFTREPGFFLGWGNLAFPNATGESMVSDGTVAIFIGIIMFIIPSKFPGLTQDPENPGKLKAPLGLLDWKTVNQKMPWNIVLLLGGGYALAKGSERSGLSEWLGNKLTPLQSVPPPAIVVILSLLVATFTECTSNVATTTIFLPILASMAQAICLHPLYVMLPCTLASSLAFMLPVATPPNAIVFSFGGIKVLDMARAGFVLNIIGVLVITLAINSWSITIFSLHSFPSWAQSNNTTAQCLPSPANTTMPSP, translated from the exons GAGGCCTACTGTGCGTATGCCATCATTCTCATGGCGCTCTTCTGGTGCACGGAAGCCCTGCCCCTGGCTGTCACCGCCCTCTTCCCCATCATCCTGTTCCCTATGATGGGCATCGTGGATGCCTCTGAG atTATTCAGAGACCATTTCCATCCAGTTTCAAAAGCCCAGGGGAATGGCAGTCTGTGGGAATGTCAGTGACTGAATCCCATAAGCTCGGGGGCACCGTGGGAGACTCCAGGGTCTTCCCCCCGCTCAGCCAtgtctctgcctgccaggttgCCATCGAGTATCTTAAGGACTCCAACATCCTCTTCATCGGGGGGCTGCTGGTGGCCATCGCAGTGGAACACTGGAACCTGCACAAACGCATCGCCCTCCGGGTCCTCCTCATCGTTGGGGTGCGGCCTGCCCT GCTAATGCTGGGCTTCATGCTGGTCACGGCCTTCCTGTCCATGTGGATCAGCAACACGGCCACCTCGGCCATGATGGTGCCCATCGCACATGCCGTCCTGGACCAGCTGCACAGCTCACAAGCCAGCAGTAACCTCGAGGAGGGCAGCAACAACCCGACCTTCGAGCTCCAGGAACCAAGTCCCCAGAAGGAGGCAACCAAACCtg ATAATGGGCAGGCCCTCCCTGTCACATCTGCTCCTTCGGAGGGGAGGGCACATCTCAGCCAGGAGCATCTCCGCCAGGAGCATCTCCGCCTCACCCAGTGCatgagcctgtgtgtgtgctaCTCCGCCAGCATCGGGGGCATCGCCACGCTGACCGGCACCGCACCCAACCTGGTGCTGCAAGGCCAGATCAACTC GCTCTTCCCCCAAAACAGCAACGTGGTGAACTTCGCCTCCTGGTTCAGCTTCGCCTTCCCCACCATGGTCATCTTGCTGCTGCTGGCCTGGCTGTGGCTACAGATCCTCTTCCTGGGCTTCAA CTTCCGGAAGAACTTTGGCACTGGGGAGAAAATGCAGGAGCAACACCAAGCAGCCTACGGCGTCATCCAGACCGAGCACAGGCTGCTGGGCCCCATGACCTTTGCAGAAAAGGCCATCAGTGTCCTGTTCGTCATTCTGGTGCTACTCTGGTTCACCCGGGAGCCGGGGTTTTTTCTTGGCTGGGGCAACCTCGCTTTTCCCAATGCCACGGGGGAGAG CATGGTGTCCGATGGGACAGTGGCCATCTTTATCGGCATAATTATGTTCATCATACCCTCCAAGTTCCCAGGGCTGACCCAGGACCCAG AAAACCCAGGGAAGCTGAAGGCCCCTCTTGGCCTCCTCGATTGGAAGACAGTGAACCAGAAGATGCCGTGGAATATCGTGTTATTGCTGGGTGGTGGCTATGCCCTGGCCAAGGGCAGTGAG CGATCGGGCCTGTCAGAGTGGCTGGGAAACAAGCTGACCCCACTGCAGAGTGTGCCACCTCCAGCCATTGTggtcatcctctccctcctggtGGCCACCTTCACTGAGTGCACTAGCAACGTGGCCACTACTACGATCTTCCTGCCCATCCTAGCCTCCATG GCCCAGGCCATCTGCCTCCACCCTCTCTACGTCATGCTCCCCTGCACTCTGGCCTCCTCCCTGGCCTTCATGCTGCCTGTGGCCACCCCACCCAATGCCATCGTCTTCTCTTTCGGGGGAATCAAAGTGTTGGATATG GCCCGGGCGGGATTCGTGCTCAACATCATTGGAGTCCTGGTCATCACACTGGCCATCAACAGCTGGAGCATCACCATCTTCAGCCTGCACTCCTtcccctcctgggctcagtccAACAACACCACAGCCCAGTGCCTGCCCAGCCCGGCCaacaccaccatgccaagccccTAG